From one Streptomyces sp. CA-210063 genomic stretch:
- a CDS encoding chromate transporter: protein MIVVVGLAGWLIARWAPGVFKPAGHGSADDGPAPLIPDDALHHERPSRGRTTRILLIGLLLWAVPVAAVAVLTGTGSVFTTQGLFFSGTALVTFGGAYAVLAYVAQQAVQTYGWLNAGEMVRGPALAETTPGPLIMVVQFVAFLGAYRDPGSLNPWVAALLGALLTTWVTFVPCFLFIFLGAPHIERLRGNRHVSAALSGITAAVVGVIANLALYFAEHTLFTTVDDHTFGP, encoded by the coding sequence GTGATCGTCGTCGTGGGTCTGGCCGGGTGGCTGATCGCCCGCTGGGCGCCGGGCGTCTTCAAACCCGCCGGGCACGGTTCCGCCGACGACGGACCGGCGCCCCTGATTCCCGACGACGCGCTGCACCACGAGCGTCCGAGCCGTGGCCGTACGACGCGCATCCTGCTGATCGGCCTGCTGCTGTGGGCCGTTCCGGTCGCTGCCGTCGCCGTACTCACCGGCACCGGCAGCGTGTTCACCACCCAAGGGCTGTTCTTCTCCGGTACCGCCCTGGTTACCTTCGGTGGCGCCTACGCGGTGCTCGCCTACGTCGCTCAGCAAGCGGTGCAGACGTACGGGTGGTTGAACGCCGGGGAGATGGTGCGCGGACCGGCCCTCGCGGAGACGACACCAGGCCCGCTCATCATGGTCGTCCAGTTCGTGGCGTTCCTCGGCGCCTACCGTGATCCCGGCTCGCTGAACCCCTGGGTGGCCGCCCTGCTCGGCGCGCTGCTGACGACCTGGGTCACCTTCGTGCCCTGCTTCCTGTTCATCTTCCTCGGCGCCCCCCACATCGAGCGGCTGCGCGGGAACCGCCATGTCTCCGCCGCGCTCAGCGGCATCACCGCCGCCGTCGTCGGCGTCATCGCCAACCTCGCGCTCTACTTCGCCGAGCACACCCTCTTCACCACCGTCGACGACCACACCTTCGGGCCCTAG
- a CDS encoding TIGR03943 family putative permease subunit, with protein sequence MYDSGRTMKGRTIRMTGFVTKDGDTWYVTRLLISCCAADARPDKIEIRGIDARPTDAWVTVTGTWHPKGKLGSM encoded by the coding sequence ATGTACGACAGCGGCAGGACGATGAAGGGCCGCACGATTCGGATGACCGGCTTCGTCACCAAGGACGGCGACACCTGGTACGTGACCCGCCTGCTCATCTCCTGCTGCGCGGCCGACGCACGACCCGACAAGATCGAGATCCGCGGCATCGACGCCCGGCCCACCGACGCCTGGGTGACGGTCACCGGGACCTGGCACCCCAAGGGCAAGCTCGGCTCGATGTGA
- a CDS encoding transposase: protein MMPVVGADLSKRLVPDELWEPAAPLLPSFAAVVRCRPQGGGTAPCDERAVFTAVVYALTSDCAWRYLPPTFGTSPATAHRRFTMDRGRPVASAAQGGAGRTRGPGRGGLDLADRRRGLRSRQKRSARCTTAAGR, encoded by the coding sequence ATGATGCCGGTCGTGGGTGCTGATCTATCGAAGCGTCTGGTTCCTGATGAACTCTGGGAGCCGGCCGCCCCGTTGCTGCCGTCGTTCGCTGCCGTCGTTCGCTGCCGTCCGCAAGGTGGTGGGACCGCTCCGTGTGACGAGCGGGCCGTGTTCACGGCAGTGGTGTACGCGCTGACCAGCGACTGTGCCTGGCGGTATCTGCCGCCGACGTTCGGCACGTCGCCCGCCACCGCGCATCGCCGCTTCACGATGGACCGAGGCCGGCCTGTGGCGTCGGCCGCACAGGGCGGTGCTGGACGAACTCGCGGCCCGGGGCGAGGTGGACTGGACCTCGCCGATCGTCGACGCGGCCTCCGTTCGCGCCAAAAGAGGTCCGCGCGATGTACGACAGCGGCAGGACGATGA
- a CDS encoding DinB family protein, with protein sequence MIDEFAKDNLHGRLRRDRRALLWKLDGLSEYDARRPLTATGTNLLGLVKHVATVEARYFGEVFDRPSPEPLPRWQDYNGSDLWATEDETRDQIIGFYRRTWEHADATINELPLDAPGHVPWWPEPYPNTNLFAIMVHVLSESVRHAGHADILREGLDGRTGLRAENEQQIDEEARAAYCAKIEQAARSAAPIKA encoded by the coding sequence ATGATCGATGAGTTCGCGAAAGACAACCTGCACGGGAGACTGCGGCGGGACCGCAGGGCGCTGCTCTGGAAACTCGACGGCTTGTCCGAATACGACGCCCGCCGACCTTTGACAGCGACCGGGACCAACCTCCTCGGCCTGGTCAAACACGTGGCCACCGTCGAGGCCAGGTACTTCGGCGAGGTCTTCGACCGCCCTTCCCCGGAACCGCTGCCCCGGTGGCAGGACTACAACGGCAGCGATCTGTGGGCGACCGAGGACGAGACCCGCGATCAGATCATCGGGTTCTACCGGCGCACGTGGGAACACGCGGACGCAACGATCAACGAGCTTCCCCTCGACGCCCCCGGCCATGTGCCGTGGTGGCCGGAGCCTTATCCCAACACGAACCTGTTCGCCATCATGGTCCATGTCCTCAGCGAGTCCGTCCGGCATGCCGGGCACGCCGATATCCTGCGCGAGGGCCTCGACGGCCGGACCGGGTTGCGCGCCGAAAACGAGCAGCAGATCGACGAGGAAGCCCGTGCAGCCTACTGCGCGAAGATCGAGCAGGCCGCCAGGTCGGCCGCACCAATCAAGGCTTAG
- a CDS encoding AfsR/SARP family transcriptional regulator: MQTGIHTGAVAAAQDLTADQPLRETAWEMLIRALYLAGRPAEAIHAYERVGRLLMTELGLQPSPALRDLSLAIRRRDRPAATPHVRGVGQGLLGMCWS, translated from the coding sequence ATGCAGACCGGGATCCACACCGGCGCGGTGGCGGCCGCCCAGGACCTGACCGCCGACCAGCCTCTGCGAGAGACAGCGTGGGAGATGCTCATCCGAGCCCTGTACCTGGCAGGTCGCCCCGCGGAAGCGATACACGCCTACGAGCGGGTGGGCCGGCTGCTCATGACGGAACTGGGCCTGCAGCCGTCCCCGGCCCTGCGGGACCTCTCGCTCGCGATCCGCCGCCGCGACCGGCCCGCCGCGACACCGCACGTACGCGGCGTGGGCCAGGGCCTGTTGGGGATGTGCTGGTCATAG